A section of the Solitalea canadensis DSM 3403 genome encodes:
- a CDS encoding ISAon1 family transposase N-terminal region protein, with product MHDSFQALLHLVIPEGVSDYFKLVDHKAEANSIHIYLEELNSIPLEYQSNRLQSKGFFDEVILQDFPLRGREVFLHVKRRRWLNLDSNKVVFRNWEVVAKGTRITQDFAAFLKAISRYQGT from the coding sequence ATGCACGATTCCTTTCAAGCCCTTCTTCACTTGGTTATTCCCGAAGGTGTTTCAGATTATTTCAAACTGGTTGACCATAAAGCTGAAGCCAACTCCATTCATATTTACCTGGAAGAACTCAATAGCATTCCCCTGGAGTACCAGTCCAACCGGCTGCAATCCAAAGGTTTTTTCGATGAAGTGATTTTACAGGATTTTCCCCTCCGTGGCCGGGAGGTGTTCTTGCACGTGAAGCGTCGCCGATGGCTGAATTTAGATAGCAATAAAGTGGTTTTCCGTAACTGGGAGGTAGTGGCCAAGGGAACGCGAATCACCCAGGATTTTGCCGCTTTTTTAAAAGCTATCAGCCGATACCAAGGCACATAG
- a CDS encoding ISAon1 family transposase yields MGSFYGVNGKKLQRYYRDKLSDYSLWEHKENARKGLVFEQNMGPFLSIDETSLSHGELYTVVTNKQAKGKAGTLVAIMEGTKSETIIPLLQKLSLKQRNKVQEITLDLAGNMSLIAKKCFPNATRVIDRFHVQQLATEALQEIRIKYRWQAIDAENQAIEDAKTAQVTYCPPVLSNGDTLKQLLARSRYLLYKKEDNWTAEQAQRAGLLFEKYPDLRKAYELTQKLSWIFSTTTDKLYAFARLAKWNELVEQSGFKSFNTLSRTIINHHQHILNYFDNKSTNASAESFNAKIKAFRAQYRGVGNVNFFLFRLAKLYA; encoded by the coding sequence ATCGGTTCATTTTATGGTGTTAACGGAAAGAAACTACAGCGCTATTATCGGGATAAACTCAGTGACTACTCCCTTTGGGAACACAAAGAGAATGCTCGCAAGGGACTTGTTTTTGAACAGAATATGGGACCTTTTCTATCGATTGATGAAACCTCGCTGTCTCACGGAGAACTCTATACGGTGGTGACCAACAAGCAAGCAAAAGGGAAGGCAGGAACTTTAGTGGCCATTATGGAAGGCACCAAGTCGGAAACGATCATCCCTTTGCTGCAAAAGCTATCGCTGAAACAACGCAATAAGGTACAGGAAATAACCCTGGACCTGGCGGGCAACATGAGCCTGATTGCCAAGAAGTGTTTTCCCAATGCCACCCGGGTGATCGATCGGTTTCATGTGCAGCAGTTGGCCACAGAAGCCTTGCAGGAGATAAGAATTAAATACCGCTGGCAAGCAATCGATGCAGAAAATCAAGCAATAGAAGATGCTAAAACAGCCCAAGTAACCTACTGCCCTCCGGTTCTCTCCAATGGAGATACGCTCAAGCAGCTGCTGGCCAGAAGCAGGTACCTCTTGTATAAAAAAGAGGATAACTGGACTGCCGAACAGGCCCAGAGGGCCGGCCTGTTATTTGAAAAATACCCCGATCTAAGAAAAGCCTATGAACTCACTCAAAAACTATCCTGGATCTTTAGTACTACCACAGATAAATTATATGCTTTTGCAAGATTGGCCAAATGGAACGAACTGGTGGAACAATCGGGATTCAAGTCTTTCAATACCCTCTCCAGAACAATTATTAATCACCATCAACACATTCTTAACTACTTTGATAACAAAAGCACCAATGCTTCTGCCGAATCGTTCAATGCCAAGATCAAAGCGTTCAGAGCTCAATACAGGGGTGTGGGAAATGTGAATTTTTTCCTTTTCAGGCTGGCTAAATTATATGCTTAG
- the rnhA gene encoding ribonuclease HI, with protein MIEIFTDGASSGNPGPGGYGAILRAGKHYKELSAGFRKTTNNRMELLAVIVALEALKADNQQVLVYSDSKYVVDAVEKGWVFGWQKKGYKDKKNPDLWERFLKIYRKHQVKFQWVKGHAGHPENERCDELAVLAAKTPPLQVDIAFEREENK; from the coding sequence ATGATTGAAATTTTTACCGATGGCGCTTCAAGCGGCAACCCGGGGCCCGGTGGCTATGGTGCTATTTTGCGCGCAGGGAAACATTATAAAGAATTGTCGGCTGGCTTTAGGAAAACAACCAATAATCGCATGGAGTTATTGGCTGTTATTGTTGCACTTGAGGCCCTAAAAGCCGATAACCAACAAGTGTTGGTTTATTCAGACTCAAAATATGTGGTAGATGCAGTTGAAAAAGGATGGGTTTTCGGTTGGCAGAAAAAAGGCTATAAAGACAAAAAAAATCCTGATCTGTGGGAGCGGTTCTTAAAAATATACCGCAAACACCAGGTAAAGTTTCAATGGGTAAAAGGGCACGCTGGCCATCCGGAGAATGAACGTTGCGATGAACTTGCAGTTCTTGCCGCCAAAACTCCCCCATTACAAGTCGATATTGCTTTTGAACGCGAAGAAAACAAATAA
- a CDS encoding MATE family efflux transporter, producing MSTTLTAAADKISFREINRLAIPALLAGVVEPIISLTDLVIVGRIPFDKTEIIAAVGIASSLISALTWILAQTSSAISSIVARYLGNKRLFELDSLVVQTFIFSLLMSAVVTLTTKYFSVEIFKLYNANGKILSYAVEYFNIRVWGFPLSLITFTLYGVFRGLQNTVWSMYIGLAGGFLHIFLDIFLVFGVKGLIPPMNIEGAAYASLFTQILMFLVALYFFITKTPFKLRPGKYIHAELFNLIKLSINLFFRAAALNFAFYLANRYATGYGKEQIAAHAIIANIFLFVAFVIDGYGNAGNAISGKLLGSKDFRKLWLLGIDLNKIVIAIAVGIMVICGVCYSFIGKLFTSDPHVLKLFYQTFWILLLMLPINAVAFTFDAIYKGLGEAVFLRNLLIGATFIGFIPALWLFDKLNMQLYGIWTAFTIFMLYRAIGSYWKFKAKYLVS from the coding sequence GTGAGTACTACATTAACTGCTGCTGCCGATAAAATAAGTTTCAGAGAAATTAATCGTTTGGCTATTCCTGCGTTATTGGCAGGTGTAGTAGAGCCGATCATTTCACTTACCGATCTGGTAATTGTTGGGAGAATTCCTTTTGATAAAACTGAAATTATTGCAGCAGTAGGTATTGCCAGCTCGTTAATATCTGCACTTACGTGGATCCTTGCCCAAACCAGTTCTGCTATTTCGTCGATAGTAGCTCGTTACCTGGGCAATAAACGTCTGTTTGAACTCGACAGCCTTGTAGTGCAAACATTCATTTTTAGCCTATTGATGAGTGCTGTAGTAACATTGACCACTAAATATTTCTCTGTCGAGATCTTTAAACTCTATAATGCGAATGGAAAGATTCTGAGCTATGCCGTTGAGTATTTCAATATCCGTGTTTGGGGATTTCCATTAAGTTTGATCACCTTTACGCTGTACGGCGTATTCAGGGGACTACAAAACACTGTTTGGTCGATGTACATTGGACTTGCAGGCGGATTTTTACATATTTTCCTCGACATATTTTTAGTATTTGGCGTAAAAGGACTCATCCCTCCTATGAACATTGAAGGTGCAGCCTATGCAAGTTTATTTACTCAAATACTCATGTTTTTGGTGGCCTTGTATTTCTTTATCACCAAAACACCATTCAAACTTCGTCCAGGCAAGTATATACATGCCGAGCTTTTCAACCTGATTAAATTAAGCATTAATCTATTTTTCAGAGCTGCCGCATTAAATTTTGCCTTTTACCTTGCCAACCGTTACGCTACCGGTTACGGAAAAGAACAAATTGCAGCACATGCTATTATTGCTAATATCTTCTTGTTCGTTGCTTTTGTAATCGATGGATATGGAAACGCAGGAAATGCTATTTCCGGTAAATTATTAGGCTCAAAGGATTTTAGGAAATTATGGTTATTGGGTATCGACCTTAATAAAATCGTTATTGCTATTGCGGTTGGAATAATGGTCATTTGTGGTGTTTGTTATTCTTTTATTGGCAAATTGTTTACCAGTGATCCTCATGTACTAAAACTCTTTTATCAAACCTTTTGGATATTACTGTTAATGCTTCCTATCAATGCAGTAGCATTTACTTTTGATGCAATCTATAAAGGATTAGGCGAAGCTGTTTTTCTCCGGAACTTATTAATTGGAGCCACCTTTATCGGTTTCATCCCTGCTTTATGGTTGTTTGACAAGCTAAACATGCAATTATACGGTATCTGGACAGCCTTCACCATTTTTATGCTTTACCGGGCAATCGGTTCTTATTGGAAATTCAAAGCGAAGTATCTTGTGAGTTAG
- a CDS encoding TonB-dependent receptor: MKQYIYYIVLMLSLCSLQTAAQNGSIKGVIKSKGKPIENVQISIEGRPNAFFSDQKGFYQLTDVPPGKLKLYFTAYDFENENRSVQLKPGDTLTVNIELAPVNTKMLDEVVVSGTMKEVSKLKSPIPVEVYTPTLFKKNPSPSIFESLGMINGVQPQLNCNVCNTGDIHINGMEGPYTMILIDGMPIVSSLATVYGLSGIPNSMVKRIEVVKGPASTLYGSEAVGGLVNIITKDPGSSPRFNTDLSATGYGEYNADVAAKFKAGRANALVGVNYFNYSGLHDSNSDYFTDVTLQNRASVFNKWSLGLASGRSANLAVRYVYENRWGGQLNWTPDFRGSDSIYGESVKTNRFELLGNIDLPNQFVVDYSYNYHLQDSYYGINKFYATQQVAFAQLRWSKNIGQHELLAGLPLRYTIYDDNTSGTKAINGVNAPSKTFLPGIFVQDEWKTSEKLSILAGIRYDHHNEHGNIFTPRLSFKYAPNTTNTIRLSAGNGYRVVNLFTEDHAALTGAREVVIKNDLLPERSWNVNLNYSTIISHSAGFIGLDGSVFYTYFTNKITGDFLTDPSKIIYDNLNGYAISKGLTLNTDFSFTNGLKIMLGATYMDVYQKDDINGQMITTPQLFAPKISGTYAVSYTIQPWKLLIDLTGKVNGPMHLPTVPNDFRPAKSPYYNLMNIQLTKRFNKDIEIYGGCKNLLNFVPQNPLFKPEDPFGPEFDTTYNYAPIQGIKGFLGIRYTVK; this comes from the coding sequence ATGAAACAGTACATTTACTACATCGTGCTTATGCTCTCTTTATGCAGTTTGCAGACTGCTGCTCAAAATGGCTCGATTAAAGGAGTTATAAAATCCAAAGGAAAACCCATTGAAAATGTTCAAATCAGCATTGAAGGCAGACCCAATGCTTTTTTTTCAGATCAAAAAGGTTTTTATCAACTTACCGATGTTCCGCCTGGAAAGTTGAAACTTTATTTTACTGCTTACGATTTTGAGAATGAAAATCGTAGTGTACAACTAAAACCAGGAGACACGCTTACGGTTAATATTGAATTAGCTCCCGTAAACACCAAAATGCTGGATGAAGTAGTAGTAAGCGGTACTATGAAAGAAGTTTCCAAGCTAAAATCTCCCATTCCGGTTGAAGTATATACGCCTACCCTTTTTAAGAAAAACCCATCTCCAAGTATTTTCGAATCGCTAGGAATGATTAATGGTGTACAGCCTCAGTTAAATTGCAATGTTTGTAATACTGGCGACATTCACATTAACGGTATGGAAGGCCCTTATACCATGATATTAATTGACGGAATGCCCATTGTAAGTAGCCTGGCTACTGTTTATGGACTGTCAGGTATTCCTAATAGCATGGTAAAACGAATTGAAGTGGTAAAAGGTCCGGCCTCTACTCTTTACGGCTCCGAAGCTGTTGGCGGACTGGTAAATATCATCACTAAAGATCCGGGATCTTCTCCCCGCTTTAATACCGATTTATCCGCAACAGGGTATGGAGAATACAATGCAGATGTTGCTGCTAAATTCAAAGCAGGAAGAGCTAATGCGTTAGTTGGTGTTAATTATTTCAACTATTCGGGTTTACATGATAGTAATAGCGATTACTTTACAGATGTTACGCTGCAAAACCGTGCTTCCGTCTTTAATAAATGGAGTCTTGGGCTGGCAAGCGGACGATCTGCCAATCTTGCTGTGCGTTATGTATATGAGAATCGATGGGGCGGACAATTAAACTGGACGCCGGATTTCCGTGGTAGCGATAGCATTTACGGCGAATCCGTTAAAACCAACCGTTTTGAACTTTTGGGAAATATAGATCTACCCAACCAGTTCGTGGTTGATTATTCCTACAATTACCATTTACAGGATTCGTACTACGGAATCAATAAATTTTATGCGACTCAACAAGTGGCTTTTGCACAACTTCGATGGTCGAAAAATATTGGCCAGCATGAATTGTTAGCCGGATTGCCCTTACGATATACTATTTATGATGACAACACATCCGGAACGAAAGCGATAAATGGAGTTAATGCTCCTTCAAAAACATTTTTGCCGGGTATTTTTGTTCAGGATGAATGGAAAACCTCTGAGAAGCTTAGTATTTTAGCCGGTATCCGTTATGATCACCATAATGAACATGGCAACATTTTTACACCTCGGTTAAGCTTTAAATACGCTCCCAACACTACTAATACGATACGCTTGAGCGCAGGAAATGGATACCGTGTTGTTAATTTATTTACGGAAGACCATGCTGCTTTAACGGGTGCACGTGAAGTGGTTATTAAAAACGACCTGCTGCCCGAACGATCGTGGAATGTCAACCTTAATTATTCAACGATTATTAGTCATAGTGCCGGATTTATTGGCTTAGACGGAAGTGTGTTCTATACTTATTTTACGAATAAAATTACGGGTGACTTCCTTACGGATCCTTCAAAGATCATTTATGACAACCTGAATGGTTACGCAATATCAAAAGGTCTTACACTTAACACCGATTTTAGCTTTACTAATGGCTTAAAAATTATGTTAGGGGCTACTTATATGGACGTTTATCAAAAGGATGATATAAACGGACAAATGATTACTACGCCACAGCTATTTGCTCCCAAAATTTCGGGAACTTATGCGGTTAGTTACACCATTCAACCTTGGAAATTGTTGATTGACCTAACAGGGAAAGTGAACGGACCAATGCATTTACCTACTGTTCCAAATGATTTCAGGCCGGCAAAATCACCTTATTACAACCTGATGAATATCCAGTTAACTAAGCGTTTCAATAAGGATATTGAAATATATGGAGGATGTAAAAACTTATTGAATTTTGTCCCTCAAAATCCATTGTTTAAGCCGGAAGATCCATTCGGACCTGAGTTTGATACCACTTACAATTATGCCCCGATCCAAGGTATCAAAGGTTTCCTTGGCATTAGGTATACTGTAAAGTAA
- a CDS encoding polysaccharide deacetylase family protein — protein sequence MNKNKLLSMIGAALMVASCTTKNEQKSTTKASDSSEVKKADSAINIVPAKVANANELGKVMVLEYHLIGYPEDRWRRTPENFEKDLQMLYDNGYYPVSVLDLASGNLNVPAGKTPFAITFDDSSAGQFRFIDENGQPVVDPKCAVGIMEAFKKKHVDFPLTATFYVLPAIKPSLRLFAQPEYKKQKLEWLIKHGYEIGSHSWYHAPLSKLSDADVQKHLSMFVKEIKAFIPDYEVQSLALPLGERAKNKTYESKGSFEGTNYDHKVVLLVGSSSSVSPYDKTFSSLAMQRVQAGDEFWGPGAMVKSQLKNNSRFISDGDPATITIPESQQDKLNSELKKNYKIAIVK from the coding sequence ATGAACAAGAATAAATTACTGTCGATGATAGGCGCTGCCCTAATGGTAGCCTCATGCACAACAAAGAACGAGCAAAAATCAACCACTAAAGCATCAGACTCAAGTGAGGTAAAAAAGGCGGATTCAGCAATTAACATAGTACCTGCAAAAGTTGCCAATGCAAATGAACTGGGAAAGGTTATGGTTTTAGAGTACCACTTAATTGGTTATCCTGAAGATAGGTGGCGACGAACTCCTGAAAACTTTGAAAAGGATTTACAGATGTTGTATGACAATGGTTACTATCCGGTATCGGTATTGGATTTAGCGTCAGGTAATTTAAATGTTCCTGCCGGTAAAACTCCATTTGCCATCACATTTGACGATTCAAGCGCCGGACAGTTTCGTTTTATTGACGAAAATGGACAACCCGTTGTAGATCCTAAATGTGCTGTTGGCATTATGGAAGCCTTTAAGAAGAAACACGTTGATTTTCCTCTCACTGCAACTTTCTATGTATTACCTGCAATAAAACCTAGTTTACGTTTATTCGCACAACCTGAGTATAAAAAGCAAAAACTTGAATGGTTAATTAAGCATGGGTATGAAATCGGTAGCCATAGTTGGTATCATGCGCCGTTAAGTAAGCTAAGTGATGCTGATGTGCAAAAACACCTGAGTATGTTTGTTAAAGAAATCAAGGCATTTATTCCGGATTACGAGGTACAGAGCCTTGCTCTACCGTTAGGAGAACGTGCTAAAAATAAAACATATGAATCAAAAGGCTCCTTCGAAGGAACTAATTATGATCATAAAGTAGTATTGTTGGTTGGTTCATCATCAAGTGTTTCACCTTATGATAAAACATTTTCTTCATTAGCTATGCAACGAGTTCAGGCAGGTGACGAGTTTTGGGGGCCGGGAGCAATGGTAAAAAGTCAGCTTAAGAATAATTCACGCTTTATCAGTGATGGTGATCCGGCAACTATTACAATTCCTGAAAGTCAGCAGGATAAATTAAATTCAGAATTAAAGAAGAATTACAAGATAGCCATAGTGAAATAG
- a CDS encoding YdeI/OmpD-associated family protein produces MELLFDKEVLLEKIGGKGGWTIARIDIEKEVNKTFGQVKVKGNIDNYDFAEAHLMPMGNGKLFIPINAGIRKQLKKEVGDWVKITLYKFETSFVVPEMFIECLEDEPEALKQFKSFTDEEQQQYTDWIFSTDIEEAQIERIATAIDYIAKGYRLPKNLLKK; encoded by the coding sequence ATGGAGCTTTTATTTGACAAAGAGGTACTACTTGAAAAAATCGGCGGCAAAGGTGGGTGGACAATCGCCCGGATTGATATCGAAAAAGAAGTCAATAAGACTTTTGGCCAGGTAAAAGTTAAAGGCAATATCGACAATTATGATTTTGCCGAAGCGCATTTGATGCCCATGGGAAATGGGAAACTGTTTATTCCAATAAATGCAGGGATTCGGAAACAACTAAAGAAAGAAGTTGGTGATTGGGTTAAGATCACACTTTATAAATTTGAAACATCATTTGTGGTGCCTGAGATGTTTATTGAATGCTTGGAAGATGAGCCTGAGGCATTAAAACAATTCAAAAGTTTTACGGATGAAGAGCAACAACAGTATACGGACTGGATTTTTTCAACGGATATTGAAGAAGCTCAGATCGAACGCATTGCCACCGCAATCGATTACATTGCCAAAGGATACAGACTACCCAAAAATTTGTTGAAGAAATAG
- a CDS encoding C40 family peptidase produces MKNVKPKLYVLILLISFSACGTKKIASTGYPGSSGYVTELNAKTYATVKDKYILGFYAQELGINEKDLKDISLYRFIDEWMGVPYRIGGNSKSGIDCSGLTNLLYRNVYQVAIPRTTSQIYNKISTKPYTNLNEGDIVFMNYDGKKNSHVGIYLRNGRFFHASTSKGVMISDFNQPWYKKAYSVGGEVKR; encoded by the coding sequence ATGAAGAACGTTAAACCAAAACTATACGTATTAATCTTGTTGATTTCTTTTTCAGCCTGTGGTACTAAAAAAATAGCAAGTACAGGTTATCCGGGATCATCAGGTTATGTTACAGAACTTAACGCGAAAACTTATGCAACTGTCAAGGACAAATATATCCTTGGTTTTTATGCGCAGGAACTGGGAATAAATGAGAAGGATCTGAAAGATATTTCCTTGTATCGATTTATTGACGAATGGATGGGAGTTCCTTACCGGATAGGAGGCAATAGTAAATCAGGAATAGATTGTTCCGGATTAACTAATTTGTTGTACAGGAATGTTTACCAGGTTGCTATTCCTCGTACTACCAGTCAGATTTATAATAAAATCTCCACAAAACCTTACACCAATTTAAACGAAGGTGATATTGTGTTTATGAATTACGATGGCAAGAAAAACTCTCACGTTGGTATCTATCTTCGTAACGGACGTTTTTTTCATGCTTCAACCAGCAAAGGAGTTATGATCAGTGATTTTAACCAACCTTGGTACAAGAAAGCTTATAGTGTTGGAGGAGAGGTAAAAAGATAG
- a CDS encoding TolB family protein: MSKINVKITQFGLISCLLISTFQLKAQKSAPKTLVDVPLESNISLFYSTNKTGTYQIYKKSADGEKQLTEDVNFNFWGLKVSPDKKKFICYRSPKGLIVKDNNSKNAELWLFDIDGSNGEKLISLADYKWRSHNSASWSPDGKQLLMAAEVSDKNDFNKFHWHLFLTDSLGKDPVQISSRSTMFAEPVFSPNGQYIAYSALSEGTPYSLCPSKYMEIYVAQLDSTAQKLKNERKLTSNDFWDGNPCFTADGQDIVYSIAPGCLNQVEYMDLQLVSLTGKVYDVKTDKSVKMNATTIADGTVYFQYRPGLTGNSCIARVETGGDNFTIIYQGSNFSIINPQVVEY; encoded by the coding sequence ATGAGCAAAATTAATGTCAAAATAACACAGTTCGGTTTAATTTCTTGCCTTTTAATTTCAACATTTCAACTTAAGGCTCAAAAATCAGCACCAAAAACATTGGTTGATGTTCCATTAGAAAGTAATATCTCCCTGTTTTACAGCACAAATAAGACAGGTACTTATCAGATCTATAAAAAATCTGCTGATGGTGAAAAACAACTGACCGAAGATGTAAATTTTAATTTTTGGGGATTAAAAGTTTCTCCCGACAAGAAAAAATTCATTTGCTACCGCTCTCCCAAAGGTCTAATTGTGAAAGATAATAATTCTAAAAATGCTGAATTATGGTTATTCGATATCGATGGAAGTAACGGAGAAAAACTAATCAGTTTAGCTGATTATAAATGGAGGTCACACAATTCTGCCAGCTGGTCGCCGGATGGCAAACAATTGTTGATGGCTGCAGAGGTAAGCGATAAAAATGATTTCAATAAGTTTCATTGGCATTTATTCCTCACCGACTCGTTAGGAAAAGACCCGGTACAGATTAGTAGCCGTTCAACAATGTTTGCAGAGCCTGTATTTTCCCCAAATGGGCAATACATTGCTTACTCAGCATTGTCAGAAGGAACACCTTACAGTTTATGTCCATCTAAATACATGGAAATTTACGTAGCCCAGCTTGATTCAACAGCGCAAAAACTTAAAAACGAACGAAAATTAACATCAAATGATTTTTGGGATGGAAATCCATGTTTTACAGCAGACGGTCAGGATATTGTTTATAGTATTGCTCCAGGCTGCTTAAACCAGGTTGAGTATATGGATTTGCAATTGGTGAGTTTAACTGGGAAAGTTTACGATGTAAAAACAGATAAATCCGTTAAGATGAACGCAACAACGATAGCTGACGGAACTGTTTATTTTCAATATCGCCCGGGCTTAACAGGTAATTCCTGCATAGCAAGAGTAGAAACAGGTGGTGATAATTTTACCATTATATACCAGGGAAGTAATTTTAGTATTATTAACCCTCAGGTAGTTGAATACTAA
- a CDS encoding M20/M25/M40 family metallo-hydrolase, with protein sequence MKKIFTLSISLLAVGLSTVFAQEEKVDLEAVDKIRNEGMNNSKVMDIAFYLTDVSGPRLSNTTGLKNAQNWAIQQFTLWGLKNAHKEAWGDFGRGWEIERSYIAMTEPYYQVLIGSPKAWTNGTNKLTKNNVMLVKIKSDSDFVKYAGLLKGKIVLMDMPSTIKTGFEPDAKRYTDEELAKMASYSEENPAETYSPKMIQEFRARATMMNKFREFCLNEKAAMIINYGRGNNGTYFTSNGAPYAIDAKPVLPEMELSAEHYLRIVRLLNADIPVELEVDTKTKFLQDDLKGYNVIAEIPGTDPTLKNEIVMLGAHLDSWFAATGATDNAAGSAVVMEAVRILKAANLKPKRTIRIALWSSEEQGLFGSRGYVKDHFADKATMTLLPEHEKLSAYYNLDNGTGKIRGIYTQGNKEVMPIFEKWLEPFANLGASTVTLSNTGGTDHLAYDGVGTRFPVYTG encoded by the coding sequence ATGAAGAAAATTTTTACACTAAGCATTTCCCTGCTGGCAGTCGGGTTATCCACCGTTTTTGCGCAGGAAGAAAAGGTCGACCTTGAAGCCGTCGATAAAATCAGGAACGAAGGGATGAACAATTCCAAAGTCATGGACATTGCTTTTTACCTGACTGATGTTTCTGGACCGCGCTTGTCGAACACTACAGGATTAAAAAATGCTCAGAACTGGGCCATCCAACAGTTTACTCTATGGGGATTGAAAAATGCCCATAAAGAAGCATGGGGAGATTTTGGCCGGGGGTGGGAAATCGAACGCTCGTACATCGCCATGACGGAGCCTTACTACCAGGTTTTAATTGGATCTCCCAAAGCGTGGACCAACGGTACCAATAAGCTAACTAAAAACAATGTGATGCTGGTTAAAATTAAGTCGGATAGTGATTTCGTGAAGTATGCGGGACTACTAAAAGGCAAAATTGTATTAATGGACATGCCAAGTACCATTAAAACAGGTTTTGAACCTGATGCAAAACGTTATACCGATGAAGAATTAGCGAAAATGGCCTCTTATTCGGAGGAAAATCCGGCTGAAACCTATTCGCCAAAAATGATACAAGAATTTCGTGCGCGAGCCACGATGATGAACAAATTCCGTGAATTTTGTCTGAATGAAAAAGCAGCCATGATCATCAATTATGGTCGCGGCAATAACGGAACTTACTTTACCAGCAATGGAGCTCCTTATGCGATTGATGCGAAACCTGTATTACCTGAAATGGAGCTATCAGCTGAACACTATCTGAGAATAGTTCGTTTGCTAAATGCGGATATCCCGGTAGAATTAGAGGTTGATACCAAAACCAAATTTTTACAAGATGACTTAAAAGGGTATAATGTAATTGCTGAAATTCCGGGAACAGACCCAACTCTAAAAAATGAAATCGTAATGCTTGGCGCCCACCTTGATTCGTGGTTCGCTGCCACCGGAGCTACCGATAATGCAGCAGGAAGCGCCGTTGTAATGGAAGCCGTACGTATCTTAAAAGCAGCTAATCTAAAGCCAAAAAGAACGATCCGAATTGCATTATGGTCATCTGAAGAACAAGGATTATTCGGTTCACGAGGTTACGTAAAAGATCATTTTGCAGATAAAGCCACCATGACACTTTTGCCTGAACATGAAAAATTATCGGCTTATTATAACCTTGATAATGGAACCGGAAAAATAAGAGGTATTTACACGCAGGGAAATAAAGAAGTGATGCCCATTTTTGAGAAATGGCTTGAGCCATTTGCAAACCTTGGCGCAAGTACAGTAACACTAAGTAATACCGGAGGAACTGATCACCTTGCTTATGATGGTGTAGGTACCCGGTTTCCAGTTTATACAGGATGA
- a CDS encoding DUF3575 domain-containing protein yields the protein MKKFYVLMAALLMAAAATAQDGPKNAIKVNPLSLGVSTINVSYERVVTARSTFQLGVYYTGYKFTDTKWTGFGITPEYRIHMGQEESAIEGFYIAPFLRYQNLKMTSPSFSNDVNAENKSTLTTFGGGGVLGRQWVWGKFALDIFGGPAYNAGNISYEDTSDSEVEGVNRFKGFTLRFGVSLGLGF from the coding sequence ATGAAAAAATTCTACGTACTAATGGCTGCCTTATTAATGGCTGCTGCTGCGACGGCACAAGACGGACCCAAAAATGCGATTAAGGTAAATCCTCTATCTTTGGGAGTTTCAACTATTAACGTTTCTTACGAAAGAGTTGTTACTGCCCGATCAACTTTTCAGTTAGGCGTTTACTATACTGGTTACAAATTTACCGATACTAAATGGACTGGTTTTGGAATTACTCCTGAATATCGAATTCACATGGGTCAGGAAGAATCTGCAATCGAGGGTTTTTACATAGCTCCTTTCTTACGTTACCAAAATCTAAAAATGACAAGCCCTTCTTTTAGCAACGATGTAAACGCTGAAAACAAATCTACGTTAACTACTTTTGGTGGCGGTGGTGTATTAGGTCGCCAATGGGTTTGGGGTAAATTCGCTTTGGATATCTTTGGCGGTCCCGCATATAATGCTGGTAACATAAGCTATGAAGACACCAGTGACTCTGAGGTAGAAGGAGTTAACAGGTTCAAAGGATTCACTCTTCGTTTCGGTGTATCACTTGGTTTAGGTTTCTAA